In Terriglobus sp. TAA 43, a single window of DNA contains:
- a CDS encoding alpha-E domain-containing protein → MLSRVADSLYWMSRYLERAEHTTRLLDVNLNLMLDEPTSVADRRWQRVLQALGAPRDVQFEGDAIALARRLTFDASNSSSVLGCIIGARENARHVREQISTEMWQRLNSLYLQVTRPEMQSDTHAESLLQHNEGPTEFLGQVMEGVHQFQGVTDSTMSHGEGWQFIQVGRFMERASATAMLLEAYQPELWANTDALPDSNEYLEWMGLLRSATAFEAYCKVYTADLSPDWILEFLLLDADFPHSLRFSIDAMQQALEVVQGLSGGARGDKLTRISGRLRSTLSYSSVEEIMSGDVVTYLHDIQRQCREIHNAIYELYVDYSIQAALAG, encoded by the coding sequence ATGCTTTCACGAGTCGCCGACAGCCTTTACTGGATGAGCCGCTATCTGGAGCGGGCGGAACACACGACGCGTCTACTGGACGTGAACCTGAACCTGATGCTGGATGAACCAACCAGCGTCGCCGATCGACGGTGGCAGCGTGTGTTGCAGGCGCTGGGTGCGCCGCGCGATGTGCAGTTTGAAGGCGATGCCATCGCACTTGCACGCAGGCTCACGTTCGATGCCTCCAATAGTTCCAGCGTGCTGGGATGCATCATCGGGGCCCGGGAAAATGCGCGGCATGTGCGCGAGCAGATTTCCACGGAGATGTGGCAGCGGTTGAACTCACTGTATCTGCAGGTGACGCGGCCGGAGATGCAGAGCGATACGCATGCCGAATCGCTGTTGCAGCACAACGAGGGCCCTACAGAATTTCTCGGTCAGGTGATGGAAGGCGTCCACCAGTTTCAAGGCGTGACCGACTCCACCATGAGCCACGGGGAAGGCTGGCAGTTCATCCAGGTAGGCCGGTTCATGGAACGCGCGTCTGCGACGGCCATGTTGCTGGAGGCGTATCAGCCGGAACTGTGGGCTAACACGGACGCTCTACCGGATTCGAATGAGTACCTGGAATGGATGGGACTCCTTCGCAGTGCAACGGCGTTTGAAGCCTACTGCAAGGTGTACACAGCCGATCTTTCTCCAGACTGGATTCTGGAGTTTCTGTTGCTGGATGCTGACTTCCCGCACTCGCTGCGATTCTCCATTGACGCCATGCAGCAGGCGTTGGAAGTGGTTCAGGGGCTAAGCGGCGGAGCGCGTGGCGATAAGTTGACACGTATCTCAGGCAGGCTGCGATCCACACTGAGTTACTCCAGCGTGGAAGAGATTATGAGCGGTGATGTGGTGACGTATCTGCACGATATTCAACGGCAGTGCCGCGAGATTCATAACGCCATCTACGAGCTGTATGTTGATTACTCTATTCAGGCTGCGCTTGCAGGTTAG
- a CDS encoding efflux RND transporter periplasmic adaptor subunit: MDIARPDLKRTKARRRLVIGIVAAIAVAVTVYFVSRLKPGAPEVDRASIWTDTVKNGPLLRQVRGPGTLTPREDKLRLVPSQTEATVVRILVLPGAHVSQDTPLMELVDPQLSQELMDARLQLKAAEADMVNTKAKLQSDLMTQRGAAATVTQDEKQAKLQAETDKHLYDLGVISGLTYSASKGKAEELNTRNGIEGQRLTLNERAIQTQLAVQQTKVDQARALLDLKEKQGAALTVRAGIDGVLVDLPHQVGEHIAVGTTLAKVVQPDQLKASLKIPETQARDISIGQPAEVDTHNGVISGKVMRIDPAVVNGTVTVDVELAGDLPQGARPDLSVDGTINLENMGNVLQIGRPANGAENSTISLFKLNSDGKTAVRVPVQVGRGSVNNLRVLNGLQAGDSVILSDMSKYDNTDRIRLE; this comes from the coding sequence ATGGACATCGCAAGGCCAGATCTAAAGCGCACAAAAGCTCGCCGCCGGTTGGTAATCGGCATCGTTGCGGCGATTGCCGTTGCTGTCACTGTTTACTTCGTCTCTCGCCTGAAGCCCGGAGCGCCCGAGGTGGACCGAGCGTCCATCTGGACGGACACCGTGAAGAACGGCCCGCTCCTTCGCCAGGTCCGCGGGCCTGGAACTCTGACGCCCCGTGAAGATAAATTGCGGCTTGTTCCCTCGCAAACAGAGGCCACCGTGGTGCGCATCCTGGTGCTGCCCGGCGCGCATGTGTCGCAGGACACGCCGCTGATGGAGCTGGTGGATCCGCAATTGTCACAAGAGCTTATGGACGCGCGTCTTCAACTAAAAGCTGCGGAAGCGGACATGGTGAACACCAAGGCCAAACTGCAGAGCGATCTGATGACACAGCGTGGCGCCGCCGCTACTGTGACTCAGGATGAGAAGCAGGCCAAGCTGCAGGCTGAGACGGACAAGCACCTGTACGACCTTGGCGTGATCAGCGGTCTGACCTACTCCGCTTCCAAGGGCAAGGCCGAAGAGCTGAACACCCGCAACGGCATTGAAGGGCAGCGCCTGACGCTGAATGAGCGTGCCATCCAGACGCAGCTTGCAGTGCAGCAAACCAAGGTGGATCAGGCGCGTGCCTTGCTTGACCTGAAAGAGAAACAGGGAGCCGCGCTAACCGTTCGCGCCGGGATTGATGGCGTTCTGGTAGACCTGCCACACCAGGTGGGCGAACACATTGCGGTGGGCACGACGCTGGCTAAGGTCGTGCAGCCGGACCAGTTGAAGGCCAGCCTGAAGATTCCGGAAACACAGGCGCGCGACATCTCGATTGGCCAGCCCGCGGAAGTGGACACACATAACGGCGTAATTAGCGGCAAGGTGATGCGCATTGACCCTGCCGTTGTGAACGGCACGGTCACGGTGGATGTGGAGCTGGCGGGCGATCTGCCGCAGGGCGCACGGCCTGACCTGAGCGTGGACGGCACCATCAACCTGGAGAACATGGGCAACGTTCTGCAAATTGGCCGACCGGCCAACGGAGCAGAAAACAGCACAATCAGCCTCTTCAAATTGAACTCCGACGGCAAAACAGCCGTAAGAGTCCCTGTACAGGTAGGACGGGGCTCGGTAAACAACCTTCGGGTTCTGAACGGACTGCAGGCTGGCGACTCCGTCATCCTGTCGGACATGTCCAAATACGACAACACAGACCGCATTCGCCTGGAATAA